In Lepisosteus oculatus isolate fLepOcu1 chromosome 29, fLepOcu1.hap2, whole genome shotgun sequence, the genomic window GCAGAAACAAATAAATGATACATTTACGCAGAGCACACAGCTTTATCTAACAGCAAAaatggaaatataaaaaaatgaagaaaatttgCATCTGGCCAATTATTCCATGTGAATGTGAAGATGTTACTTGCACTGTCCTGCTCTGCTTTAGTTCTTACATATTAAAAAGATGCTTCAGAGCTGTACAGGTTAAAAGACTTCATAATACCGCTAATCACAGACTTCATTGTGGTTCAGGTTGATTTGCAATATGTTTGTAAAAATGGGGTAGGTGGTATAGTCCTTGATCTTTAAGCTTGCTCTGATCAGCACCAGATACTAATAGCTGTGATCCGATCTTGGCTGAACAGAGGAATAGACAGTGGTAACTTCAACCTTCACTGTGAGTTAACTAAATGTTCCCCAATACATGAGCACGATTCCTCACATGGAGGAGTGAGAACTGCACAAGTTACAAAACAACACTCCCCACAATTACAAGTAAagtacaatacaaaatcaaatggtAACACTTGAGTAACAAGATCATggcatcatttttaaaaatcaatactCTATCGTATCAGTTCTCTGGGGAATTTATATATaagaaaattcaataaatcatgaatttttaagtgtttttgtttGGATGTGTAACCAGTACAGATTGTCTGTCTTACTCTTAGAATGTTTTTAACATAACCTATTGTTCTTTTTAAGCAGGGATCAATGCTTCATTGATGCACATCCATCAAAATACAGTGTAGCggccttgtttaaaaaaaatacatcaaccTATATCCATTTATCTTCCTAGGATCCCATTAATCTTCAAGGGATCAAGGCCAGTGGAATGAATCAAGTCAAGCAAGACTACTCCCTTCATAACATTTGTTTCATTAGCCTTCAGTATCTGAAAGAGGGGTATACAATTCATTCAACATTATTATATTACTAACAATAATAAGATGAAAAAATGGGCATTTTAATCTGTTCTAGACGGTAAAAGGTACAGCAAAGTGAAGTGATGGACTTTAAGCATTTTCTACTGCAATGTCttgagagttttttttcctaaagacAGACAATAGGACATTGTACCTGTCTagcatttctattttaattccAATTTTGCTGGAAAGGATCTTTataaaaatgtcctttttaagTGAAAAAGGTTTCAAGGTTTGAGGCTGTTTTATTCTTCCAGTGCAATTCTCGTGATTCCCAGCTTGTCCCTTGCCTCTAACTCTGTAACCTGCTTCCTCTGATAATAACCCAGCCTCACGTTATCTCCCACTTTCTGGGCGATAACCTAACTTCATAACCTAACTTTCGCTTTTGGAAACAACAGATAGGTTTCCAGTCACTCTCTTGTCCCAGATCGCATCGGGAATTGTCGTTTTTAAAAGGGGGGTTGGAGTTGTGACCTCTCCACCTCGCCACGATTGTGTTAAAAACCGCTCAACGCGGCGCAGATGGGACACCTCACGTGTTGTTATCTGTACAAGCAGTGACCAAAGGAGcgaacagattaaaaaaaacgaataaatatatcttttaaaaataaacgaCTTTTCATTTAGATAAATATTTATCGGAGTCCTTCATTCAGGAAGAGCAAAAACTACAAAATTCAAACGCGTGTGGGAGAGTGTTGTACGCACGTCCGTTCATCCATCCCGGATATTACTCGGTGCCGAGCCCATGACAGCAGATCACACGAACCCcccccacccaaaaaaaaaggttaaaaaatcagaacgtttacatggggaaaaaaaagggaacCGTCGCTCAAAAGATACAGAACAGAATGATATTTTTTgtggttatttttttacttgaaaAGTCAGGTCGCCCTTCGAGAGGACAGGCTCACATGACGGAGCAGCACTTGCAGGGCTGCTTCTCCTTTGAGTTCACCTCTCCTGTGCTGGCCTCCCCCTCGGTCTTCTCCGCAGCTTCCTGGTTCTTTGGGGGCTCTGCGGTGCTGCCGTTAGGGGGCGCCTGGTCTTCCTTGACCGCCCCCGCGCCCCCTTTGCTCTCCCCGTCCTCGATGACCACCAGCTCGGCCTTGACCGTGCCCTCCAGCCCCAGCACCTTCTTGGTCTCAGCCTCGTCCTCCACGCTCTGGTACCCCATGAACACCATGGTGACCGGGCCCTCCACGCCGGTGTCCCCTCCTGCGTTCTGGGGGCTGGCGGTGGGCTTGGTTTCAATGCCGGTGATCTCTTTCTTGGGGGTCTGCGCCTGCTCCTGGCCCTGGGCTGGCGTCGGCCTCTTCGGGGTCCCCTCGCTCACGGAGGCCTCGTCGGCCTTGTGGATCAGCTCGTCCACCTCCGAGGAGCTCAGGAGCCGAACCCCGTTCTCCTGGGCTCCATCTGCCCCACGCACCTCGTGGACCACTGGGAAGGAGACGAGAGGACACGTGCAGTGTGGGCTAGGGGCCAAGACAGGAACCCCTGCTGGGCTTTGAGATTcattagaaaatatttaaagaccCCAACCTTAACCAAGGCTAAAATTTAGGCTAAATCTACCTGACTATATAGCAGTGGTCCTTGCATTCACAAAACCACCAGAAGCTCTACCAGCACTaaatgaagtagttcaggtgggtagctgcgtcagcatgcataggctgcaaaggaacaagtaagaggtttattccatgctgaaaagagaagaaaacacaacgtttcggttaaaaaacacaacgttttggcggtggagccttcttggctccacggccgaaacgttacgttttctttcttctcttttcagcatggaataaacctattacttgttcctaaatgaaGACCTCCTAGTTGGTGCATCTGGTGGAGTTACATACATTTAGAGAGCACACACCACCCATCACTGCCTCCACCCCTTGAAAAACCACAATGGACACATGCTGGGGTGCTCGATCTTCACCATGCTCTGAAAGGTGACTCAAGACATAAGCTCTGTGAAAGACAAAGGACAGCCTTCTCAGTAACTAAAAGCTCTAATTATCCCGGTGGACATATCTCATCTTGGATATTGTACCTCAAGATTTAATCCAAGAAGGCTCACCACATCCATTACTATACCGTAATGGCAGTAAGGAAGTGCAAATCACATTGAGCTACAGACATGCACGACAAGCAGAAAGAGACCAAAGCAACTCTTAAAGCACAGGAACAGCAGGGCAAAACACAGGCCTCCAGCATTGCTcttggaaatgtttgttaatgGGATTTCTTGCAAGATTACCCTTGGGAACACACATAGAAATGCAGTGAACAACATTTGTCAGGTCAGGGATCTTAAACATCTGTAAGCTTACTGAAGTCTTGGTGATTCTCTGTGGCTGCCTTTAGACCAGACAGCAGAATTACCACAGATCACTCAGCTTCCCCCTAAAAGCCATATCGTTAGCTATCATTTACTGTTTTGACATATCATTGATTAAACctcaattttattttccattttttaaagaccacaagGTGATTTAAGATATCCTGATGTTCGATTCCCCTCTAATTCtgaaataacttattttaaacCAGCCCTGATATTTAGATAAGAAATATGATAGGAGAGattttatttctacatttttttctgctatCATGTTAAGTTTTCTCTGATTTTATTTCCTCTAAACTAACATTCAGGATCCTCAGCTTCACATCCCAGGTACTGAACCCAGTGGACCAGGACTCTGTCATGGTTCTGCACGGTGGGGGTTAATTCCTATTGAATGGTGGTCGGACAGAGTGCTTTGCGGCACAGATGAAACACAATAGCTTAATTGGTTTATGAAACACTGGTAGAGAATAAGTTGTGGATTCAATGACATTAGCAGCAGTGTAGTATttcatgtatttatatagacCAAGATAGGTTAAAATGATCAACTGGACAGTATATACGATAAGCatgatgtttatattttttgtagaCGCGGAACACGCAGACCTACTGTATTACCACTCTTCTCTCACTGAGGGCTCAGTTAAAGTTTCGTGGAGCTCTTCTTGAAAACGGTGTTTATTAGAAAGCATTATGTAGAGCCCCGTTGTGCTCTGCTTATTTCACACACACTAGGACTCTGCACTGGCAACTTGTGAATTAGCCAGAATTAATGTCTTTAACTTATTTAGCCGATGTTTTTATTAACAGCATGTCGATTTTTTTACCTACATATGGTGATATCTATTTTTCCAGCATAGTTTTCTGGGGCACAGCACCTACTGTAGCTTGTCTCCccatctgggatttgaacccatgacccCTCTGGTCAGTAGTACAGAGTACAGAGTACTGCATTTTGTCCTGCCTACCCCATTATATGTTATACAGTCTACATGTTATATATAAACGCAcaaaacactcaaaagtgtCTTCCAAACTAAAGAGAGACTAACAGTTTCtattttaacaagcatttctaaTAACACTCACAATCAGGTGCAGTAGGTTTTTATACCATCCAAAAgcatccatatactgtatatatgcaataTGACAGTATATTGACCAGGATCAGCATTTGCTCATGAAACAGGATTCTGCACAGGTAAGCGTGAAGCCAGCTGCCTGGCAGGGGTGGCTGGGCATCAGGAGGGATCTAGGAGAGGGACGTGTCTGGCACATTCCTTTCTGGAAGGCTTTATCCTTGGCAGAGCTCTCCCAGAAAGAGTATAGGGAAGTGGGGGTGAAGGAATCATGCCTGTAATCTGCAGAGAGCTTTGCTACAGGGTGACCAAGTGACACATTTCTGCAAAAGGCACTATAGTCTGTTTCAGCTGCACCTTGCACCTATGAGATCATGTGGTGGATGAGTGACACCCTGAAGCAGTTCCAATTAAAATACCCTTACGTAACCTCCTGGTGCTCATGGAGGTTTCATTTGGCTGCTGACGTGCAAAGTGAAGGGGAAACAGTGCAGTACCTCACCTTTCTCTACAATACTTTCACACACTGTTTCATCATTAACGGCTCAAGGGCTTCAAGCATGTGGTATAACAGATATGTGAAAGCTGGTCTCATCAGAGCTACTGTTAGACTTTCGCTTTACTGCAGTCGTTTATTCAGTTTGCTATTGTTGGTCACCCTGCTAAAATGTGCCATGCTGggctaaagtttttttttgcactttacGAGAAGTGAcccagttacaaaaacacttttattgtttgtattagagtcagttttctgaaaagccCTCATCTAGTGCCTATGGCACAGCAACACGTTTGTTTCAGGGGTCCATATCTGACCATTAAGTAACACTCCTCCAATTGATTGGAACTCTTTTCTATATTTACGTCAGGGGACTGTGAGCACAGTGCCAGTGAGATGTTAACTCAGTGACAGCTGTCCAGTAATTTCTCTTCAGAAGTCACTGAGTGAATTCTAGTTGAGATGTGAACACTTGACAGTCTCAGATTCTCTTCCCCATCTTGATtttgataaaaaataagtttacaGCAAGTGGGCAGCAATAGTACACAAATACAAATGACTATTTAATACAACCCAGGGTTAAAACCTGAATGAATTTGACACTTTTTGACcatttattttcagcatttttttcctttgctttcagGTCTTATTGCATTTATCGTGACTTTGTATTAAGTGTAATTATTAATTAGAAAAGAACACTTTTGAAGAAACTGCTCAAAGACCCACAGCCAGAAAAAAAGCTGTAAACCACAGGATTCAGCCATCAATGGGCATCAGCAGTTCCAGCACTGTACTATAAATTCCTCTTCCAGAATTTAATAGACACCTCTGTATTGGATAGATGCTTGCTTGAGCAGTGATTGAGCAAAGAACTTCAGCATATCTCAAGAGAAACTGCAACAGCACTGGTGTGCCACATCCACCCACATGGGTGAAGTGAAGATGTTATCTTGCCTCTATGTGACACTACCTAGCTTCTGATTGGTTGGTTTCCCATCACTTCTCGTTAAGTATAACCATCTTTGTTTTTTCCCGCATTAACTTTAAAGTCACCTTTCCGGTCATCCTCATAGACCTTGACCCCTTGGTGCAAGAGGTCTTTGGGCAGCAGAGTGTTGGTGGACAGCACTTTAGTCTCCCCTGTGAGTCTGTCCTTTTCAATGGTGATCTCTACTGAGTACATCGCTGGGACCAATGAGAGGAAATGTTAGGGTCACAGGCTCGCTCTCATTCACCTCCACATACACTTGCCTAAGGACCATTTTGcaggttggggaaaaaaaacttacttTTGAATCTACTGTTGCTTAAGGTCATTAGGTTATAAGCTCAGCTGGGGGGGCATTTTGGGTGGTCCCAGTAAAGTGCTTATATAAACATTCTTAGAAAATCACCTGTCCAGCCACACATTCCCACAAAACTTATCCTTGTAAGGATCATGGCACAGGGTTCAAGGCGGGACTAATAAACCGCACAAAGTCAAACACAACTACACCAAAGTAGTGCACACCTTTAAATGATTTGGGGATTCTGACAAGCAAGTAAATTGGTTTGGTTTGTTTCCAAATATTTGCATTatggaaaacaaatttaaaccatttctaaacaaaaacaagagcTTGTCATTTCAGAGCTGAAGCACAACATCTCTTCCTAGAAGACCACGTGCCATAGAACAGTGATCTTAATATAAATCAGATCTTGAGCTGTGTGGAAAGCTAAGCCACTGCATGACTATCGTGCCAGTCTTGTGTGCTGCCTTCTGtgtttgctgttgtgctgtttaCACATTATCTCAATGtcactgctgcttctgctgaaaTATTCCAGCAGACTATGGAAGTTCTGGAAAGAAAGGCATTTCCTTGAGTAAACAAAGGCCAGGTTGAAATACACGAATGCTGGAGTTTAGCTCCCATTTTGAGAAGGTAACAAAGCTTCCAAATACCAAGAGCTAATCTGTAACAACTGGATGGGGTGTTTCCATTGTGGTCTTTCCTCATTAAGTGTTTTACAGTAAAGTAGGGAGTGGCTAATGTTTAGAAGCTCTTGGGTTCAAGACCTTTATACGCTAATTACAGCAACAGAAAAGCAACTTCCTTTTGTGGTGTTTGGCTGGAGCACCACTTTCTAATCCCAGCCCTTCCATTTTGAGTGTCTTTCAGTTTTCACCCCAACTGAGTTCTCAAGTTCTTAACTGAAACAATAACTTAATGACAGCTTAAACTAGTTTCTGGTCTTAAACATAGGCGTGATTTAAAGTTAGGTACCAAACTACATGGGAATTTGGAGAAATTATGTTTTCATAAAGCATCTTACTAGTTCAATTAAGAGTTTAAGTTATTGGTAACTTAGCTTGTACAAATTCCACTGGTGACCCAGGGACAAGATTGGTTTAAAGGCCAGTTCATCTTAGTCTCCCTCACTGCGCTACACTGCACATTTGCCTCTGACTGCAAAAGAGGCGGCTTTTCTAGGACAACAGTGTAATGGCCACCTACTCCCTGCCAAATTTTAATCTCCCAACAAGCCCCTGAAGTGAGCAGGCATTGGTGAAGTAGAGAAATGTGACTTTTAACATTCTCGCCTGCCTCTAAAATGCCATGCTGTACGAGCCTGCTGCTGCCAGAGCAACTGCAAACCTGCCAGCATACCAACAGCCAATTTTTCAACATGGCCATGCTGCCATGGCAACAGCAAATTTGCCTGTGTAGGAATATGGGGGATGGTTCTAAAAAAAGGTTATTACCCTGGGTTACTTAATATGCAAGTTCTGTAAGCACTAACATTCGGATTCCTGTATGAAAAACTACAGTGCTGCTACAAAAC contains:
- the palm1a gene encoding paralemmin 1a isoform X1 yields the protein MEMSEALTQQERLQAIAEKRKRQAEIENKRRQLEDDRRQLQHLKSKALRERWLLDGAPSAGSEEDEAKKQLQEDEAKTKGLEETILRLEQELEELETGVSATSTKENLSEVAKEEAANAGDSLDKAPSGSVKEVIVHNSPRLDKSGGASDMMKAAMYSVEITIEKDRLTGETKVLSTNTLLPKDLLHQGVKVYEDDRKVVHEVRGADGAQENGVRLLSSSEVDELIHKADEASVSEGTPKRPTPAQGQEQAQTPKKEITGIETKPTASPQNAGGDTGVEGPVTMVFMGYQSVEDEAETKKVLGLEGTVKAELVVIEDGESKGGAGAVKEDQAPPNGSTAEPPKNQEAAEKTEGEASTGEVNSKEKQPCKCCSVM
- the palm1a gene encoding paralemmin 1a isoform X3, which codes for MEMSEALTQQERLQAIAEKRKRQAEIENKRRQLEDDRRQLQHLKSKALRERWLLDGAPSAGSEEDEAKKQLQEDEAKTKGLEETILRLEQELEELETGVSATSTKENLSEVAKEEAANAGDSLDKAPSGSVKVVHEVRGADGAQENGVRLLSSSEVDELIHKADEASVSEGTPKRPTPAQGQEQAQTPKKEITGIETKPTASPQNAGGDTGVEGPVTMVFMGYQSVEDEAETKKVLGLEGTVKAELVVIEDGESKGGAGAVKEDQAPPNGSTAEPPKNQEAAEKTEGEASTGEVNSKEKQPCKCCSVM
- the palm1a gene encoding paralemmin 1a isoform X2; this translates as MEMSEALTQQERLQAIAEKRKRQAEIENKRRQLEDDRRQLQHLKSKALRERWLLDGAPSAGSEEDEAKKQLQEDEAKTKGLEETILRLEQELEELETGVSATSTKENLSEVAKEEAANAGDSLDKAPSGSVKEVIVHNSPRLDKSGGASDMMKAVVHEVRGADGAQENGVRLLSSSEVDELIHKADEASVSEGTPKRPTPAQGQEQAQTPKKEITGIETKPTASPQNAGGDTGVEGPVTMVFMGYQSVEDEAETKKVLGLEGTVKAELVVIEDGESKGGAGAVKEDQAPPNGSTAEPPKNQEAAEKTEGEASTGEVNSKEKQPCKCCSVM